From a single Rosa rugosa chromosome 7, drRosRugo1.1, whole genome shotgun sequence genomic region:
- the LOC133722027 gene encoding glutamate dehydrogenase 1, with product MNALVATNRNFKLAARLLGLDSKLEQSLLIPFREIKVECTIPKDDGSLASYVGFRIQHDNARGPMKGGIRYHPEVEPDEVNALAQLMTWKTAVANIPYGGAKGGIGCDPGKLSISELERLTRVFTQKIHDLIGIHTDVPAPDMGTGPQTMAWILDEYSKFHGYSPAVVTGKPTDLGGSLGRDAATGRGVLFATEALLNEYGKTISGQRFVIQGFGNVGSWAAQLIHEKGGKIVAVSDISGAIKNSQGLDIPSLLNHVKEQRGVKGFHGGESIQDSHSILTEDCDILIPAALGGVINRENANDIKAKFIIEAANHPTDPEADEILSKKGVVILPDIYANSGGVTVSYFEWVQNIQGFLWDEEKVNNELRTYMTKGFKNVKEMCKTHNCDLRMGAFTLGVNRVARATVLRGWEA from the exons ATGAACGCTTTAGTAGCAACAAACAGAAATTTTAAGTTGGCTGCTCGACTGTTGGGATTGGACTCGAAGCTTGAACAGAGTTTACTCATACCATTTAGGGAAATCAAGGTCGAGTGCACTATCCCCAAAGATGATGGCAGTTTGGCTTCATATGTTGGCTTCAGAATTCAACATGACAATGCTAGAGGCCCCATGAAGGGAGGCATCAGATATCACCCAGAG GTTGAGCCAGACGAGGTGAATGCCTTAGCACAGCTGATGACATGGAAGACGGCGGTAGCTAACATCCCATATGGTGGTGCCAAGGGTGGGATAGGATGTGATCCAGGGAAGCTCAGTATTTCAGAGCTTGAGAGACTCACCAGAGTTTTCACCCAAAAGATTCATGATCTTATTGGAATCCACACTGATGTTCCAGCACCAGATATGGGCACTGGTCCACAGACCATGGCTTGGATACTTGATGAGTACTCCAAATTCCATGGCTACTCACCTGCAGTTGTCACTGGGAAACCTACT gatcttggtgGATCATTGGGAAGAGATGCAGCAACTGGAAGAGGAGTACTTTTTGCAACAGAGGCTTTACTGAATGAGTATGGGAAGACCATCTCCGGACAACGCTTTGTTATACAG GGATTTGGGAATGTGGGATCCTGGGCTGCCCAACTCATTCATGAGAAAGGTGGGAAAATAGTTGCAGTGAGTGACATCAGTGGAGCTATAAAGAACAGCCAAGGACTTGACATTCCAAGCCTACTCAACCATGTCAAGGAACAAAGAGGTGTCAAGGGCTTCCATGGCGGGGAGTCGATACAAGATTCCCACTCAATTTTAACTGAAGACTGTGACATTCTCATTCCTGCAGCACTTGGAGGTGTCATCAACAG GGAAAATGCAAATGATATAAAAGCCAAATTTATTATCGAAGCAGCTAATCATCCCACTGACCCCGAAGCGGATGAG ATCTTGTCAAAGAAAGGTGTTGTTATTCTTCCTGATATATATGCAAACTCTGGAGGAGTCACTGTTAGTTACTTCGAATGGGTGCAG AACATCCAAGGTTTCCTGTGGGATGAAGAAAAAGTGAATAATGAGCTGAGGACTTACATGACTAAAGGCTTCAAAAATGTCAAGGAGATGTGCAAAACCCACAACTGTGACCTCCGGATGGGAGCCTTCACTCTCGGAGTTAACCGCGTTGCACGGGCTACTGTCCTCAGGGGATGGGAAGCCTAA
- the LOC133720989 gene encoding casein kinase 1-like protein HD16 encodes MPELRSGVRRSKRLDDLQPSSQQQPIAQPENCLLPVPAHNNKPRRRAAAGRGRAANAVAQAPSPAIPSRPTPPARGRGGVRLIDLDPEPCPLLPPPADPIYNRVQVVADKDIAMEGGGSADKALAVEEDAGATPVPDRVQVGNSPQYKVERKLGKGGFGQVYVGRRVCGGTDRTGPDAIEVALKFEHRNSKGCNYGPPYEWQVYNTLNGCYGVPWVHYKGRLGDFYILVMDILGPSLWDVWNSLGQTMSPNMAACIAVEAISILEKLHSKGFVHGDVKPENFLLGQPGTADEKKLYLIDLGLASRWKESSSSQHVEYDQRPDIFRGTIRYASVHAHLGRTGSRRDDLESLAYTLIFLIKGRLPWQGYQGDNKSFLVCKKKMSTSPELMCCFCPPPFKQFLEAVTIMKFDEEPNYAKLISFFESLIEPCVPLRPIRIDGALKVGQKRGRIAVNFEDDEQPKKKVRLGSPATQWISVYNARRPMKQRYHYNVADSRLRQHVDKGNEDGLYISSVASAANLWALIMDAGTGFSSQVYELSAVFLHKDWIMEQWEKNFYISSIAGANNGSSLVVMSKGTPYTQQSYKVSESFPFKWINKKWKEGFHVTSMTTAGNRWGVVMSRNAGFSDQVVELDFLYPSEGIHRRWESGYRITSMAATSDQAAFILSIPKRKLMDETQETLRTSAFPSSHVKEKWSKNLYIASICFGRTVC; translated from the exons ATGCCAGAGTTGCGAAGCGGAGTGCGCAGATCAAAACGGCTTGATGATCTTCAGCCTTCCTCACAGCAGCAACCCATTGCTCAACCTGAGAATTGTCTGCTGCCAGTGCCTGCCCACAATAATAAACCAAGAAGGAGAGCTGCTGCCGGACGCGGTAGAGCTGCTAATGCTGTAGCTCAAGCACCTTCACCAGCAATACCCTCAAGGCCCACCCCACCTGCTAGAGGCCGCGGTGGCGTTAGGTTGATTGATTTAGACCCTGAACCTTgccctcttcttcctccaccTGCCGATCCCATTTATAATCGTGTTCAAGTCGTAGCCGATAAAGATATTGCAATGGAGGGTGGCGGCAGCGCAGACAAAGCTTTGGCAGTTGAAGAAGACGCAGGCGCAACTCCCGTTCCTGATAGG GTACAAGTGGGTAACTCTCCCCAATACAAGGTAGAAAGGAAGTTAGGTAAGGGTGGCTTTGGCCAAGTGTATGTTGGCAGAAGGGTTTGTGGTGGAACAGACAGGACAGGACCAGATGCAATTGAG GTCGCTTTAAAGTTCGAACACAGAAATAGTAAAGGTTGCAATTATGGCCCTCCTTATGAGTGGCAAGTCTacaa TACTCTAAATGGATGTTATGGAGTTCCGTGGGTTCATTACAAGGGTCGCCTAGGGGATTTTTACATTCTG GTAATGGACATTCTTGGTCCCAGTCTATGGGATGTATGGAATTCTCTTGGTCAGAC GATGTCACCGAATATGGCGGCGTGCATCGCAGTGGAGGCAATATCAATTCTAGAAAAGCTTCACTCAAAAGG GTTTGTGCATGGAGATGTAAAACCGGAGAATTTCTTACTTGGTCAACCTGGAACGGCTGATGAGAAGAAGTTATATCTTATTGATCTTGGTTTGG CATCGAGATGGAAGGAATCATCATCAAGTCAACATGTTGAATATGATCAGAGGCCTGACATATTCAG GGGAACAATAAGATATGCAAGTGTTCATGCACATTTAGGTCGGACTGGAAGTCGAAGGGATGATCTTGAGTCGTTGGCGTACACATTAATATTTCTCATAAAAGGAAGGTTACCCTGGCAGGGGTATCAG ggTGATAACAAGAGTTTCCTTGTATGTAAGAAGAAGATGTCCACATCCCCAGAGTTGATGTGCTGTTTCTGCCCTCCCCCATTTAAACAGTTTCTTGAAGCTGTTACAATTATGAAGTTTGATGAAGAGCCAAACTATGCAAAGTTGATATCCTTTTTTGAAAGCTTGATCGAACCATGTGTTCCGCTAAGACCAATTAGAATTGATGGAGCTCTGAAG GTTGGGCAGAAACGGGGAAGAATTGCAGTAAATTTTGAAGATGATGAACAACCGAAGAAGAAAGTCCGATTAGGTAGTCCGGCTACCCAGTGGATTTCAGTGTATAATGCACGCCGTCCCATGAAGCAAAG ATATCACTATAATGTGGCAGACTCAAGGCTGCGCCAACATGTTGACAAGGGTAATGAAGATGGACTGTATATTAGCTCTGTCGCCTCTGCAGCGAATCTGTGGGCTCTAATCATGGATGCAGGGACAGGTTTCTCTTCCCAGGTTTATGAGTTGTCAGCTGTCTTCCTGCATAAG GATTGGATCATGGAACAGTGGGAAAAAAATTTCTATATTAGTTCAATAGCTGGTGCAAATAATGGGAGTTCCTTGGTTGTTATGTCCAAAG GGACTCCCTACACCCAGCAGTCATACAAAGTGAGTGAATCTTTTCCTTTCAAGTGGATAAATAAGAAGTGGAAAGAAGGTTTCCATGTAACGTCTATGACAACTGCTGGTAACCGCTGGGGTGTGGTTATGTCCAGAAATGCTGGATTTTCTGATCAG GTTGTGGAGCTTGATTTTTTATACCCAAGTGAAGGTATACACAGACGGTGGGAGAGTGGTTATAGGATAACATCTATGGCTGCGACTTCTGATCAAGCAGCCTTCATTTTGAGTATACCAAAACGTAAATTGATGGATGAAACTCAAGAGACTCTGCGTACCTCTGCCTTCCCAAGCAGCCATGTAAAG GAAAAATGGTCCAAAAATTTATATATTGCCTCAATTTGTTTTGGACGGACTGTTTGCTAA